From a single Brassica napus cultivar Da-Ae chromosome C9, Da-Ae, whole genome shotgun sequence genomic region:
- the LOC125593197 gene encoding probable aquaporin PIP1-4, protein MEGKEEDVRVGANKFPERQPIGTSAQSDKDYKEPPPAPLFEPGELSSWSFWRAGIAEFIATFLFLYITVLTVMGVKRAPNMCASVGIQGIAWAFGGMIFALVYCTAGISGGHINPAVTFGLFLARKLSLTRAVFYMIMQCLGAICGAGVVKGFQPTPYETLGGGANTVAPGYSKGSGLGAEIIGTFVLVYTVFSATDAKRSARDSHVPILAPLPIGFAVFLVHLATIPITGTGINPARSLGAAIIYNKDHSWDNHWIFWVGPFIGAALAALYHTIVIRAIPFKSKN, encoded by the exons atggaAGGCAAAGAGGAAGACGTGAGAGTTGGAGCTAACAAGTTCCCTGAGAGGCAACCCATCGGAACATCAGCTCAGTCCGACAAGGACTACAAAGAGCCACCTCCTGCGCCTCTGTTCGAGCCCGGAGAGCTAAGCTCGTGGTCGTTCTGGAGAGCAGGAATCGCCGAGTTCATAGCCACTTTCCTCTTCCTTTACATAACAGTGCTGACAGTGATGGGAGTGAAGAGAGCACCAAACATGTGTGCCTCTGTTGGAATCCAAGGCATAGCTTGGGCTTTTGGTGGCATGATCTTCGCTCTCGTCTACTGTACTGCTGGAATTTCAG GTGGACACATCAACCCTGCGGTTACGTTCGGTCTGTTCTTGGCTAGGAAGTTGTCTCTGACCAGAGCTGTTTTCTACATGATTATGCAATGTCTCGGTGCTATCTGTGGCGCCGGAGTCGTCAAGGGTTTCCAGCCAACGCCGTATGAAACTCTCGGTGGCGGTGCCAACACCGTCGCTCCCGGCTACTCCAAGGGATCTGGTCTCGGTGCTGAAATTATTGGAACATTTGTTCTCGTCTACACGGTCTTCTCCGCCACCGACGCCAAGAGAAGCGCCCGTGACTCACACGTCCCG attttggcACCACTCCCAATCGGGTTTGCAGTGTTCCTGGTACACTTGGCGACAATTCCGATAACCGGAACCGGAATCAACCCAGCTAGGAGTCTTGGAGCTGCCATTATCTACAACAAGGACCACTCCTGGGACAACCAT TGGATTTTCTGGGTGGGACCATTCATTGGAGCAGCTCTAGCAGCACTCTATCACACGATTGTCATCAGAGCCATTCCTTTCAAGAGCAAGAACTGA
- the LOC125593198 gene encoding BTB/POZ domain-containing protein At1g01640-like, whose product MAESTKRKFERVDFLSDHVMALKEAIHADFILKPGDNGPGIPTHKAVLAVKSKVFRSMLETDECKVSPEKSITIHDLSYGELESLLEFFYSGTLSRDNKHVRALYLAADKYDIQYLQDICREILISSLSSENVLDIIQLSNIPSDAILKAAAIVFLLRRNIGMIFQKSFETFALKDPSTTLEIFQACIRILRALSRKPTQPN is encoded by the exons ATGGCAGAAAGCACAAAAAGGAAATTTGAGAGAGTAGATTTTCTCAGTGATCATGTTATGGCATTGAAAGAAGCGATACACGCTGACTTCATCCTCAAACCTGGTGATAATGGACCAGGCATCCCCACCCATAAAGCTGTTCTG GCAGTGAAATCAAAAGTGTTTAGAAGCATGTTGGAAACTGATGAATGCAAAGTTTCACCTGAGAAATCAATCACTATCCATGACCTAAGCTACGGAGAACTCGAGTCTCTCCTTGAATTCTTCTACAGTGGTACGTTGAGTCGTGACAACAAACATGTTCGAGCCCTCTATCTCGCTGCGGACAAGTACGACATTCAATACCTCCAAGATATTTGCAGAGAAATATTAATCTCGTCTCTAAGCTCTGAAAACGTTCTTGACATCATCCAACTTTCAAATATCCCTTCGGATGCAATCCTCAAGGCAGCTGCGATAGTTTTCCTTCTCAGAAGAAACATAGGCATGATTTTTCAAAAGAGTTTTGAAACATTTGCACTTAAGGACCCTAGTACGACCTTGGAGATCTTTCAAGCCTGTATAAGAATCCTGCGTGCACTCAGCCGAAAACCAACACAGCCAAATTAA
- the LOC125592900 gene encoding uncharacterized protein LOC125592900 isoform X2: MAKKNQRRPASRDQLGCMWGFMNMFTFRHGPLSPKLLVDQNHAAGNHNELEKPNKCQDKAAQDTLVSNVGEERNVKITIIKPSVKKLIAEELFNDKELKKQRENAEAGQLSDSELEGRRRKSQRRKNKTRKNSCDNFSHINTTNLEEPQVHRRTKKSHHASERSLDIDNMIEEFYSEIHRRSTSLGKNHKQDDYKEKLRELVKFLISQKLLHGNRPKENSEILTSKDLMEVFQILGSDEELFLKLLQDPELLVPRQKGEESLSLSGASSEQSSDHKRRSSSFFRRKDTPQEGTDDKACEASSDRIYILKPGFSSPDKAADSHLMRNKLQNERNSSHFFLSEIKRKLKQAIRKEQPGLQRERGFPKNVPTKDHFFLERMAKPSSPQKNNEEDRNQRVSNIYTEAKKHLSEMLNNGDLDSNITSRQVQRTLGRILSLPEYLSPISSPGRRWEKSSTAHRKSASADYINAVNIKKETPVSQPEDAIITSADTQACNLNKEPDNAVESHQPTACEPSEKSVDIEDGTSDEYKISAAGSADDIMITNEIGIVTEEASSTLVSDLSKAEAQDEQTSHEENQPPLASSVASPSHCLAKSEVAITDILEWSSPISVLEPLFIEDDVSPSKMRSQSDEPQVQPWCIHFDDKEDSAAKSREDAVKSITSDKELVFKYVKAVVDAVESEFEELYLKAQFSDQLLEPALISNIPFCPNQLCHDHELLFDCINEVIMELCCCPPWASFVTPRTRVFSTVKSIVHEVQEAVYWHLLPLPLPRALDQIVRKDMAKAGNWLDIRCEIDCFGFETSELILEELLEEVALNCLNNTEHSLVPAELKIDESILVL, from the exons ATGGCCAAGAAAAATCAACGGCGTCCAGCTTCTCGGGATCAGTTAGGCTGCATGTGGGGTTTTATGAATATGTTTACTTTCCGCCATGGACCACTCTCTCCCAAGCTCCTTGTTGACCAAAACCATG CTGCTGGAAATCATAATGAGCTTGAGAAGCCCAACAAATGCCAAGACAAGGCTGCTCAAGACACCCTTGTAAGCAATGTTGGTGAAGAACGCAATGTGAAGATTACGATTATAAAGCCAAGTGTGAAGAAACTCATAGCTGAAGAGTTGTTCAATGACAAGGAACTCAAGAAGCAGAGGGAGAATGCGGAAGCAGGACAGTTGTCAGACTCTGAGCtcgaaggaagaagaaggaaaagccAGAGGAGAAAAAACAAGACCCGCAAGAACAGCTGCGATAACTTTAGCCATATAAACACAACTAACCTCGAAGAGCCTCAAGTTCACCGCAGAACTAAGAAGAGCCATCATGCTTCTGAAAGGAGTCTTGACATTGATAACATGATTGAAGAGTTCTATTCAGAGATTCATCGCAGAAGTACAAGCCTTGGTAAGAACCACAAACAGGATGATTATAAAGAAAAACTGAGGGAGCTGGTCAAGTTTTTAATCAGCCAGAAGCTTCTACATGGGAACCGTCCCAAGGAAAACAGCGAAATCCTTACATCTAAGGACTTGATGGAAGTGTTTCAGATTCTGGGATCAGATGAGGAGTTGTTTCTCAAACTTCTGCAAGATCCAGAGCTACTTGTGCCAAGGCAGAAAGGAGAAGAAAGCTTGAGCTTGTCAGGGGCATCATCAGAACAATCTTCTGATCATAAGAGACGGTCTAGCAGCTTTTTCAGGAGGAAAGATACACCACAAGAAGGTACTGATGACAAAGCATGCGAAGCTTCTTCAGACAGGATTTACATTCTGAAGCCAGGCTTTTCAAGTCCAGACAAAGCTGCTGATTCTCATTTGATGAGAAACAAACTGCAGAACGAGAGAAACAGTTCGCATTTCTTCCTTTCTGAGATCAAGAGGAAGCTGAAACAAGCAATTAGAAAGGAGCAGCCTGGACTCCAGCGTGAGAGAGGGTTTCCTAAAAATGTGCCAACCAAAGATCATTTCTTTCTCGAGCGGATGGCAAAGCCCTCATCACCTCAGAAGAACAATGAAGAAGATAGAAATCAAAGGGTGTCTAACATTTACACAGAGGCCAAGAAACATCTGTCCGAGATGTTAAACAATGGAGATCTTGATTCGAACATAACAAGCAGACAGGTTCAAAGAACCTTAGGACGAATACTCTCTCTTCCTGAGTACTTATCTCCTATAAGCAGCCCAGGAAGAAGATGGGAAAAGAGCTCAACTGCACACAGGAAGTCTGCTTCAGCGGATTACATAAATGCTGTGAACATCAAGAAAGAAACTCCTGTGAGCCAACCAGAGGATGCAATAATAACAAGTGCTGATACTCAGGCCTGCAATCTAAACAAAGAACCTGACAATGCTGTCGAGTCTCACCAACCAACCGCATGTGAACCTTCTGAAAAAAGTGTGGACATTGAGGATGGAACATCTGACGAATATAAAATTTCTGCTGCAG GTTCTGCAGATGATATAATGATTACCAATGAGATAGGTATAGTTACAGAGGAAGCAAGCTCTACTTTGGTTAGTGACTTATCCAAAGCTGAAGCTCAGGATGAACAG ACCTCTCATGAAGAGAACCAACCACCACTGGCTTCCTCTGTGGCCTCACCATCCCACTGCTTAGCTAAAAGTGAAGTAGCTATTACTGATATTCTGGAATGGTCAAGCCCAATATCAGTTCTTGAGCCACTCTTCATTGAAGATGATGTAAGCCCATCAAAAATGAGATCTCAGTCTG ATGAGCCACAGGTGCAACCTTGGTGTATCCACTTCGATGATAAAGAAGATTCTGCAGCTAAAAGCCGAGAGGATGCTGTCAAATCCATCACAAGTGACAAGGAATTGGTGTTTAAGTATGTAAAAGCTGTGGTGGACGCAGTAGAGTCAGAATTTGAAGAGCTCTATCTGAAGGCGCAGTTCTCTGACCAGCTTCTTGAACCGGCACTTATCAGCAACATACCCTTCTGTCCAAACCAGCTTTGCCATGACCATGAGCTGCTCTTTGACTGCATCAATGAAGTTATCATGGAGCTCTGCTGTTGCCCTCCATGGGCTTCCTTTGTTACACCAAGAACCAGAGTCTTCTCTACCGTCAAAAGCATCGTTCACGAGGTTCAAGAAGCGGTCTACTGGCATCTCTTGCCGTTGCCACTCCCTCGCGCGTTGGATCAAATAGTTAGGAAAGATATGGCTAAAGCTGGAAACTGGTTAGACATCAGATGTGAGATTGACTGCTTTGGCTTTGAAACTAGTGAATTGATTCTAGAGGAATTACTTGAAGAGGTCGCTCTTAACTGCCTCAACAACACTGAGCACTCTCTGGTTCCAGCTGAGTTGAAGATCGATGAGAGCATCCTTGTTTTATAA
- the LOC125592900 gene encoding uncharacterized protein LOC125592900 isoform X1, with translation MAKKNQRRPASRDQLGCMWGFMNMFTFRHGPLSPKLLVDQNHAAGNHNELEKPNKCQDKAAQDTLVSNVGEERNVKITIIKPSVKKLIAEELFNDKELKKQRENAEAGQLSDSELEGRRRKSQRRKNKTRKNSCDNFSHINTTNLEEPQVHRRTKKSHHASERSLDIDNMIEEFYSEIHRRSTSLGKNHKQDDYKEKLRELVKFLISQKLLHGNRPKENSEILTSKDLMEVFQILGSDEELFLKLLQDPELLVPRQKGEESLSLSGASSEQSSDHKRRSSSFFRRKDTPQEGTDDKACEASSDRIYILKPGFSSPDKAADSHLMRNKLQNERNSSHFFLSEIKRKLKQAIRKEQPGLQRERGFPKNVPTKDHFFLERMAKPSSPQKNNEEDRNQRVSNIYTEAKKHLSEMLNNGDLDSNITSRQVQRTLGRILSLPEYLSPISSPGRRWEKSSTAHRKSASADYINAVNIKKETPVSQPEDAIITSADTQACNLNKEPDNAVESHQPTACEPSEKSVDIEDGTSDEYKISAAAKLAGSADDIMITNEIGIVTEEASSTLVSDLSKAEAQDEQTSHEENQPPLASSVASPSHCLAKSEVAITDILEWSSPISVLEPLFIEDDVSPSKMRSQSDEPQVQPWCIHFDDKEDSAAKSREDAVKSITSDKELVFKYVKAVVDAVESEFEELYLKAQFSDQLLEPALISNIPFCPNQLCHDHELLFDCINEVIMELCCCPPWASFVTPRTRVFSTVKSIVHEVQEAVYWHLLPLPLPRALDQIVRKDMAKAGNWLDIRCEIDCFGFETSELILEELLEEVALNCLNNTEHSLVPAELKIDESILVL, from the exons ATGGCCAAGAAAAATCAACGGCGTCCAGCTTCTCGGGATCAGTTAGGCTGCATGTGGGGTTTTATGAATATGTTTACTTTCCGCCATGGACCACTCTCTCCCAAGCTCCTTGTTGACCAAAACCATG CTGCTGGAAATCATAATGAGCTTGAGAAGCCCAACAAATGCCAAGACAAGGCTGCTCAAGACACCCTTGTAAGCAATGTTGGTGAAGAACGCAATGTGAAGATTACGATTATAAAGCCAAGTGTGAAGAAACTCATAGCTGAAGAGTTGTTCAATGACAAGGAACTCAAGAAGCAGAGGGAGAATGCGGAAGCAGGACAGTTGTCAGACTCTGAGCtcgaaggaagaagaaggaaaagccAGAGGAGAAAAAACAAGACCCGCAAGAACAGCTGCGATAACTTTAGCCATATAAACACAACTAACCTCGAAGAGCCTCAAGTTCACCGCAGAACTAAGAAGAGCCATCATGCTTCTGAAAGGAGTCTTGACATTGATAACATGATTGAAGAGTTCTATTCAGAGATTCATCGCAGAAGTACAAGCCTTGGTAAGAACCACAAACAGGATGATTATAAAGAAAAACTGAGGGAGCTGGTCAAGTTTTTAATCAGCCAGAAGCTTCTACATGGGAACCGTCCCAAGGAAAACAGCGAAATCCTTACATCTAAGGACTTGATGGAAGTGTTTCAGATTCTGGGATCAGATGAGGAGTTGTTTCTCAAACTTCTGCAAGATCCAGAGCTACTTGTGCCAAGGCAGAAAGGAGAAGAAAGCTTGAGCTTGTCAGGGGCATCATCAGAACAATCTTCTGATCATAAGAGACGGTCTAGCAGCTTTTTCAGGAGGAAAGATACACCACAAGAAGGTACTGATGACAAAGCATGCGAAGCTTCTTCAGACAGGATTTACATTCTGAAGCCAGGCTTTTCAAGTCCAGACAAAGCTGCTGATTCTCATTTGATGAGAAACAAACTGCAGAACGAGAGAAACAGTTCGCATTTCTTCCTTTCTGAGATCAAGAGGAAGCTGAAACAAGCAATTAGAAAGGAGCAGCCTGGACTCCAGCGTGAGAGAGGGTTTCCTAAAAATGTGCCAACCAAAGATCATTTCTTTCTCGAGCGGATGGCAAAGCCCTCATCACCTCAGAAGAACAATGAAGAAGATAGAAATCAAAGGGTGTCTAACATTTACACAGAGGCCAAGAAACATCTGTCCGAGATGTTAAACAATGGAGATCTTGATTCGAACATAACAAGCAGACAGGTTCAAAGAACCTTAGGACGAATACTCTCTCTTCCTGAGTACTTATCTCCTATAAGCAGCCCAGGAAGAAGATGGGAAAAGAGCTCAACTGCACACAGGAAGTCTGCTTCAGCGGATTACATAAATGCTGTGAACATCAAGAAAGAAACTCCTGTGAGCCAACCAGAGGATGCAATAATAACAAGTGCTGATACTCAGGCCTGCAATCTAAACAAAGAACCTGACAATGCTGTCGAGTCTCACCAACCAACCGCATGTGAACCTTCTGAAAAAAGTGTGGACATTGAGGATGGAACATCTGACGAATATAAAATTTCTGCTGCAG CCAAACTTGCAGGTTCTGCAGATGATATAATGATTACCAATGAGATAGGTATAGTTACAGAGGAAGCAAGCTCTACTTTGGTTAGTGACTTATCCAAAGCTGAAGCTCAGGATGAACAG ACCTCTCATGAAGAGAACCAACCACCACTGGCTTCCTCTGTGGCCTCACCATCCCACTGCTTAGCTAAAAGTGAAGTAGCTATTACTGATATTCTGGAATGGTCAAGCCCAATATCAGTTCTTGAGCCACTCTTCATTGAAGATGATGTAAGCCCATCAAAAATGAGATCTCAGTCTG ATGAGCCACAGGTGCAACCTTGGTGTATCCACTTCGATGATAAAGAAGATTCTGCAGCTAAAAGCCGAGAGGATGCTGTCAAATCCATCACAAGTGACAAGGAATTGGTGTTTAAGTATGTAAAAGCTGTGGTGGACGCAGTAGAGTCAGAATTTGAAGAGCTCTATCTGAAGGCGCAGTTCTCTGACCAGCTTCTTGAACCGGCACTTATCAGCAACATACCCTTCTGTCCAAACCAGCTTTGCCATGACCATGAGCTGCTCTTTGACTGCATCAATGAAGTTATCATGGAGCTCTGCTGTTGCCCTCCATGGGCTTCCTTTGTTACACCAAGAACCAGAGTCTTCTCTACCGTCAAAAGCATCGTTCACGAGGTTCAAGAAGCGGTCTACTGGCATCTCTTGCCGTTGCCACTCCCTCGCGCGTTGGATCAAATAGTTAGGAAAGATATGGCTAAAGCTGGAAACTGGTTAGACATCAGATGTGAGATTGACTGCTTTGGCTTTGAAACTAGTGAATTGATTCTAGAGGAATTACTTGAAGAGGTCGCTCTTAACTGCCTCAACAACACTGAGCACTCTCTGGTTCCAGCTGAGTTGAAGATCGATGAGAGCATCCTTGTTTTATAA